In a genomic window of Penaeus vannamei isolate JL-2024 chromosome 38, ASM4276789v1, whole genome shotgun sequence:
- the LOC113808980 gene encoding dnaJ homolog subfamily B member 9 isoform X1 produces the protein MYSKCISAVLLLALAVLAACAKDYYEVLGIRRSASDREIKKAFRKLAVQYHPDKNKEPGAEEKFREIAEAYEVLSDEDKKREYDYMGHAAYAQKSAGGGGGQYSDPYHFNFDDLFREFEFDNDFGNFGDFRHFRDFGDGFMDMEDFFGGRGGGFGHDAFGSHDSFFGGGHFQHTDHMRRHQQAHNKAHYGGRAHTYQQQQTRFSSGGNGGRTCRTVTQRVGNMVTTYTTCN, from the exons ATGTATTCAAAATGCATAAGTGCAGTCCTCCTTTTGGCCCTTGCTGTGCTGGCAGCATGTGCCAAGGATTACTATGAAGTTTTGGGGATACGCAGAAGTGCATCTGATCGGGAGATAAAGAAAGCTTTCCGCAAACTTGCAGTTCAGTACCATCCAGACAAGAATAAGGAGCCTGGTGCCGAGGAAAAGTTTAGAGAAATTGCGGAAG CATATGAGGTCTTGTCTGACGAGGACAAGAAGCGTGAGTACGACTACATGGGCCATGCTGCCTATGCCCAGAAGTctgctggtggaggtggaggacagTACAGCGATCCCTACCATTTCAACTTTGATGATTTATTTAGAGAATTTGAATTTGACAATGATTTTGGAAACTTTGGAGATTTCAGACACTTTCGTGATTTT GGAGATGGATTCATGGACATGGAGGACTTctttggtggaagaggaggaggctttgGCCATGATGCCTTTGGCTCTCACGATTCATTCTTTGGGGGTGGCCACTTCCAGCACACAGACCACATGAGGCGGCACCAGCAGGCCCACAACAAAGCTCACTATGGTGGTCGGGCACATACCTACCAACAGCAGCAGACGCGGTTCTCAAGTGGAGGAAATGGTGGGAGGACCTGTAGGACTGTCACGCAGAGAGTAGGAAACATGGTGACCACCTATACCACCTGCAACTAA
- the LOC113808980 gene encoding dnaJ homolog subfamily B member 9 isoform X2: MYSKCISAVLLLALAVLAACAKDYYEVLGIRRSASDREIKKAFRKLAVQYHPDKNKEPGAEEKFREIAEAYEVLSDEDKKREYDYMGHAAYAQKSAGGGGGQYSDPYHFNFDDLFREFEFDNDFGNFGDFRHFRDFHTDHMRRHQQAHNKAHYGGRAHTYQQQQTRFSSGGNGGRTCRTVTQRVGNMVTTYTTCN, translated from the exons ATGTATTCAAAATGCATAAGTGCAGTCCTCCTTTTGGCCCTTGCTGTGCTGGCAGCATGTGCCAAGGATTACTATGAAGTTTTGGGGATACGCAGAAGTGCATCTGATCGGGAGATAAAGAAAGCTTTCCGCAAACTTGCAGTTCAGTACCATCCAGACAAGAATAAGGAGCCTGGTGCCGAGGAAAAGTTTAGAGAAATTGCGGAAG CATATGAGGTCTTGTCTGACGAGGACAAGAAGCGTGAGTACGACTACATGGGCCATGCTGCCTATGCCCAGAAGTctgctggtggaggtggaggacagTACAGCGATCCCTACCATTTCAACTTTGATGATTTATTTAGAGAATTTGAATTTGACAATGATTTTGGAAACTTTGGAGATTTCAGACACTTTCGTGATTTT CACACAGACCACATGAGGCGGCACCAGCAGGCCCACAACAAAGCTCACTATGGTGGTCGGGCACATACCTACCAACAGCAGCAGACGCGGTTCTCAAGTGGAGGAAATGGTGGGAGGACCTGTAGGACTGTCACGCAGAGAGTAGGAAACATGGTGACCACCTATACCACCTGCAACTAA
- the LOC138859092 gene encoding protein N-terminal asparagine amidohydrolase-like: protein MVIVVEGHPLAKTITSTEELYKCYPGLVEKGLSFAQQAEVQVPPHFTLFVAQGEYGVVPAKDTKVKIVGSDDATTCHVVVIRHPSGTTAVAHFDGRKNEEDALKAIVEKMHRLEHDTSDLELFVVGGYQPEEGSREAKRNESELLSLKILRMFGHHKCTFNLSLWCTGRLNTRTGMDGPMPIAYGVGVDMSNGLLFPAHFTSHEPNLPLRSASRWVSEGMLCDLYDHKNGTICIEPFYYKDMETFSYYVNLPDKVLLKNFSTSPRVEPPRFCDELRKVFQVFVDHPDPHITLFPDNQGKIYGMNDEGLWEQLQY from the coding sequence ATGGTTATAGTAGTTGAAGGGCATCCCTTGGCTAAGACCATAACATCGACCGAAGAGTTGTATAAATGCTATCCAGGGCTTGTAGAGAAGGGCCTGAGTTTTGCCCAGCAGGCAGAAGTGCAGGTGCCCCCACACTTCACATTGTTTGTTGCACAGGGGGAGTATGGAGTTGTCCCTGCCAAAGACACAAAGGTAAAAATTGTGGGGTCAGATGATGCCACCACCTGTCACGTGGTAGTGATCAGGCACCCTTCGGGTACCACAGCTGTGGCACACTTTGATggtaggaagaatgaggaggatgcCCTTAAAGCAATAGTAGAAAAGATGCACAGATTAGAACATGATACAAGTGATTTAGAGCTTTTTGTTGTGGGAGGTTACCAGCctgaggaaggaagtagagaggcaaagagaaatgaGTCCGAGTTGTTATCACTTAAGATCCTCCGGATGTTTGGCCATCACAAATGTACATTCAACCTTTCTTTGTGGTGTACAGGAAGACTCAACACCAGAACTGGGATGGATGGTCCCATGCCCATTGCATATGGTGTTGGAGTAGATATGTCAAATGGACTCCTTTTCCCTGCACACTTTACCTCACATGAACCTAATTTACCACTGAGATCAGCATCTCGTTGGGTTTCTGAGGGAATGTTGTGTGATTTGTACGATCACAAAAATGGAACAATTTGTATTGAGCCTTTCTATTATAAAGATATGGAAACTTTTTCCTATTATGTTAACCTGCCAGACAAGGTCTTGTTGAAAAACTTTTCAACATCTCCAAGAGTTGAACCTCCCCGCTTTTGTGATGAATTAAGAAAAGTGTTTCAAGTGTTTGTTGATCACCCAGATCCACACATCACCCTTTTTCCTGACAACCAGGGTAAAATTTATGGTATGAATGATGAGGGACTTTGGGAACAATTGCAATATTGA